In the genome of Dehalococcoidia bacterium, the window TGTCCAGAGGTATTGTACAGTAAGACAAATACTTAGAATTCACATCGGAAGGTTGATTGTTTTGAGAATCGAAAACCCATCAATTGTAGAACATCTGGGTTCAGTTAGACTCCAGGGCATACGCCGTATGCTTGAACTGGACTCGGGGACCCAAAAAGCCACACCTCCAAACGTAGCTGGGCAGACGCAACTCATCGAGCGCGAAGCTATCGAAGCTATCGAAAAAAGAATGGCAATCGTACTCCCGGTTAAGAATGAGGACCTTAAAGTATTTGAGGGTGTATTAAGTGGGTTACCGCACGATTGCCTCATTATAGTTGTCTCAAATAGTAAGCGTAGTGACATAGACTATTTTAAGAGCGAAAAAGACATTGTTGACCGCTTTTGCCAGGCAACCAACCGACGTGCAATCGTAGTCCATCAAAAAGACCCCTTTTTGGCGAGAGCTGTTGAAAAGTCGGGATATACCGAGCTCTTAGATGAGGAAAGTTACATTCGCTCTGGTAAGAGCGAAGGCATGCTCGTCGGAATATTACTTTGTGGTCTTCTTGGTAAGGAATTCATAGGTTTTATCGATACTGACAATTTTATTCCGGGAGCCGTCTGGGAATACTCCAAGCACTATGCTATCGGCTTTTCGTTGTCCCGATCGCCCCTTACAATGGTTCGCATACTCTGGCGTTACAAGCCCAAAATGCTGGGTGAACTGTACTTCAAGAAGTGGGGACGTGTTTCTGAAGTGACCAATAAATACCTGAACCATTTACTGTCCACCAAGGGCAGGTTTGAAACGGAAATAATAAAAACCGCCAATGCCGGGGAGCACGCCATGAGCCTTAACCTGGCGATGCGCTTAACTTACGCTTCCGGGTACGCCATTGAGACACAGGAGCTAATCTCAATCCTGGAGCAATTCGGAGGCATGGAACCTCTTGCTGACAAGACGCTGACAGAAAAAGGCGTGGACGTTTTCCAGACGGAGACTATCAATCCGCACCTGCACGAAGAAAGAGGAGACAGCGAGCATCTATACCAGGAAATGCTCCTGCCGAGCCTTTCGGTTATCTATCACAGCCCAATCTGTGAAGAATCCACCCGCAAATTAATATACAACCAACTGGTTGAGCTCGATTGCATCAAGCCCGATGAGGAAGTGCCTAGAATTCAACTTTTCCCCCCGCCGCAGAAGGCCAATCTACAGCGCATGGCTGAATCTTTAGACAGTCAGATGGAGGATATTTCTGTGCCTCGCGGCTGGCTGCTGGGTGAAAAGGGCACACCGAAAAAATCATCGGTAGAGGCCAGAAAAGTAGTCTATACGGATCTGGACGGAACCCTCCTTCATCCTTTGAGCAACTCTTACTCTCAGGCGCTGGAAGGCTTAAGACACCTCCAGGAAAAGAAAGTCCCTATTATCTTCTGTTCGGCCAAGACTTTGGCGGAGCAGGAAATATTGCGCAAAGAACTGGAGATAAGGGATCCATTTATAGTGGAAAATGGGGGAGCGATATATATCCCCAAAGAATATTTCCGTTTCCCGTTTTCATATAACAAGTCAGCGGGTGAATATCTGGTTATTGAGCTCGGAGCATCGTATGCTGAGATTAGGCAGCGCTTGAAAATGGTAGTCGAAACGGGTGGATGTAAATTCACGGCTTTTGGTGACATTGGGACTGAGGAAGTTGCGCGTTATACTGGACTCAGCCTCCAACAGGCCCAACATGCAAAGGACCGGCAATATAGCGAAACGATAATAATTACTGGTAACCAACGTGATAAAGATTTAACATTGGATGCCATCCACAGAGAAGGATTGCACTGTGCTTTTGGCGGGCGCTTCTTTGAGGTGAGCTTGGGAAGTGATAAAGGTAAAGCAGTAAAAATATTGAATGAACTTTTTAAATTGAACTTCGACGAAATTATCACATACGGCATCGGCGATGGTGAAAATGATATTTCTATGCTGAATTCCGTTGAGCATCCCTTGCTTGTCCAGAACGCCGACAGGCATTGGGGGAAAGTCAAAGCCAAAGGATTGGTGAAAATCAAAGGCATCGGCCCTGTGGGATTCAGCCAAGCTGTAAAGCAGTCTGTCTTGAATTTGGCTTAATCAACCCAGACTTGCAGCCACCAATGTAGCCAACGTGTAATATGATATAACGTCAGGCGGTATAGTAAATTGCCTCCTGGCCTTGAACTCAGGATGGAGTAAGAGCCTGCTTTTTCTCACGGCGTTCTTTAAACAACCAGTTTCTGAGAATAATCGGCGGGATAACCGTTGTCAGGAGAGCCATCAATATCAGCGCCGAATAGGTGCTCTGCGTGATAAGCTGCTGGTTGAGACCTATCAGAGCAACAATCATGGCTACCTCGCCGCGGGGCACCATACCCATGCCGACTATGAGTGAATTGCGTATATCCAGGCCCAGAATTCTAGCGGCTCCACCGCACCCTATGACCTTGGTCAATATAGCCACTATGGTCAGTGCTGCCACGAACCACAGCAGGCTGGCAGTGACTACGCGCAGGTCCATGATGACGCCCAGTGAAATGAAGAATATCGAAGCGAATATGATTTGCAGGTGTTCGGCGCCTTCTTTGAATACTGCTGAGCATTTCAGATGAACGCCGGCAAAAGAGGCGCCCGCCAGGAATGAGCCCACGATAGCCGAGAGTCCCACCAACTCAGCCGCGATGCTGTAGAGAAAAGCCACCATCATGGCAAAAATGAAAATGGACTCGGGGTATTTTTCAGCCAGTTTACTTTTTTCAAACCGGGATAGCATCCTCGTGAGCAGCATTTTGCCGATTAATATTCCAACTCCGATGAAACCAATTGCTTTGACAGAAGTGAATACAATCGGTAACAGTTGAACTGAATCGGAAACCAGACTCTCGGAAAGAGACAACGCCAAGAGTGCCAGAATATCATCCACCACCGCCGCCCCTATGATGGCTTTGGCGGCATCGGTCTGAAGCTTGCCCATTTCCCTGAGCACATTGGCCGTGACGGCAATGCTGGTGGCAGTGAGCGCCGTTCCGATGAACACTGCTGCCTTGAAATCATATCCGAATGCTTTGGAGAGAAAGTATCCCCCGGCCCAGGGTACAATCACACCGAGCAGGGCGATGATAAAATATTTAACCTTGGCGATTTCTTTTACTTCGAACTCAAGGCCGATGGTGAACAGCAGGACAATTGCGCCGAGGGTTGCCAGGCTGGATACGAAATCGGTATAAGTAACCAGTCCGAGCAGGCTGGGGCCTACCAGTATGCCGGCCAGTATGATGCCTACGACAGCTGACTGATTTATGCGGTAGGCAATGAGATATCCTCCCAGAGCCACAAATAGCAGAATACTCATCTGGAACGCGGGAGAAGCCAGTAAATCCTGTCCGGCCAAATTCTTCCTCCTAGAAAGCGCCTCAACTAATGAAAATCGAAAATATTGTACCCGATTGTGTTCTCTGCCGTCTATATTGGTTGAACCCTTCTATGCATTACGATATAATAAGCTACCGATTGATTCACGTTCGTGGGTTTCCTATTCTTTGAGCAAGTCCATAATTGAGCGCGGGTGAAGTCTTTTTATTTGTGACAGTCATTTGCGAAAGGCCCGTCGATTCGGCTAAAATTGTCAATCCGCCCCTGTAACTCAGCTGGATAGAGTACTGGCCTCCGAAGCCGGGTGCGGGCGTTCGAGTCGCCCCAGGGGCAGTTATTATTTGTGGAGGTGAATTATTAACGCTGACATCATCGCCATCAGATTGCATGGCCGCGGCGGCCAGGGGGCAGTCACCTCAGCCGAACTGGTGGCCCAGACGGCCATCGCCGAGGGCAAATACGCCCAGGCATTCCCCGCCTTCGGCCCCGAACGCCGCGGAGCCCCCGTCCAGGCCTTCATCCGTATCAGCGACAAGCAGATTCGCGTACGGGCGGAAGTTACAGAACCGGATATTGTCGTGGTGCTCGACCCCGGTCTTCTCACCATCGTCAAAATTACCGCCGGCCTCAAGAAAAACGGTCTGGTGGTGGTCAATACCAAATCTATAGACAGCGTGCCGGCGGACATCCGCGCCAACTACCGCGTGGCAGTCATTGATGCCAACCTAGTCGCTAAAGAGGTGCTGGGAGTACCTATCGTCAATACCACCATGCTGGGCGCTCTCATAAAGGCTTCCGGTGTAGTCAAGTTGGAGGATCTGGCCGAACCCCTCAAGCACCGTTTTGGAAAGCTGGCAGAAAAGAATTTCAAAGCTATGAAGCGCGCTTATGATGAAACCCAGGTAAAGGAGATGATGCCCAATGCCTAAACCAGAAAACGAGTTAACCTGGAAAGACCTGGAAATTGGCTGCATCGTCACCACGCCCGGCAGCGCTGCGGCATACCGCACGGGAGACTGGCGTTCTCAGAAACCCGAGTATGATTTCAGCCGCTGCATCAAGTGCGGCATGTGCCAGATATACTGCCCGGAGGGCTGCGTCAAGCAGAATGCCCAGGGTCATTTTGAAGCAGACCTTTATCACTGCAAGGGCTGCGGCATATGCGCCAGGGAATGCCCGGTGTGGGTTATTACCATGAAGGAGGAGGCCTAATGACCAAACGGGTAGGTATGGAGGTCTCTGTAGCCATCGGTGAAATGGTGAAAATGGCCGATGTGGATGTGGTGGCGGCTTACCCCATCACCCCTCAGACTCATATAGTGGAGCACCTTGCCGAGCTGGTGGCCGACGGCGAGCTGGATGCTGAATATATTCCCGTAGAGTCCGAACATTCGGCCATGAGCGCCTGTTTGGGCTCGTCGGCTGCGGGGGCGCGCACTTTTACCGCCACCGCCGGTCAGGGCTTGGAGCTGATGCACGAAGTCCTTTATGTGGCTTCGGCCATGCGCTTCCCGATAGTTATGACGGTGGCCAACCGCGCGCTGTCCAGTCCTCTTTCGGTATGGGGCGATCATTCCGATGCGATGGCCGTGCGCGACACCGGCTGGATACAGATTTTCACCGAAAATGGCCAGGAAGTGATCGACAACGTTATCTGCGCCTTCCGCATTGCCGAAGACCGCGACGTTTTGTTGCCCGTCATGGTCCACCTGGACGGCTTCCACCTGTCGCACGTTATCGAACCGATGCTCTTCCCGGAAGAGGAACAGGTGAAGGCTTTCCTGCCAACCAATAATTATCCGCTGCCTCTTCATCCGTCCAAACCTGTCGCCATGGGCGATTTCGCTCCACCTGTTATCTATACCGAGGCCAAGTGGGCGCAGGAAGAGATTCTCAGAAAATCCAAGCAAACCATCCTGGCTGTCTGGGACGCGTTCGCTAAAGAATTCGGACGCCAGTATCTCCCCGTGGAGAGCTACCGTACCGAAGATGCCAAAACACTGCTCTTCACCATGGGCAGCTTCAGCGAGACCGCCATGACGGCCATCGATAAGCTGCGGGACGAAGGCCAGAAAATAGGCCTCATCCGCCTGCGCCTGTGGAGGCCCTTCCCCTTCGAAGAGCTGCGCCAGGCCGTCAAGGGCGCCGAGACCCTCATCGTGCTTGACCGAGCGCTATCGACCGGTGGGCCGGGCGGCCCGGTATGCTCGGAGATACGCTCCGCGCTCTATGATACGACGCCCAGGCCCAAGATAGTCAGTTTCGTGGGCGGCATGGGTGGGCGCGATATCACCGAGGCCGGTTTCGAGACCATCATCAAGCGCGGCATGGAACTGGCCAAAACCGGCAGCGACAAGGAATTCCAAATCTTCGGGGTGAGGGAATAGCAATGCAGAATTTGAATGTTTATGCCCCCAGGCTCATACCTAAAGAGGAGCCTTTTGCGCCGGGACACCGCGCCTGCATCGGCTGTGGCGAGGTGCTGGCGGTGCGGCTGGCTACCAAAGCCATGGGGAAGAATGTCATCGTCGTCAACGCCACCGGCTGCATGGAGATTATCGCCTCCCAGATACCCAATACCTCCTGGAACGTGCCCTGGATACACACCCTTTTCGAGAATACGGCGGCCGTGGCCTCGGGCGTGGAATCCGGCCTGAAAGCCATGATGCGCAAAGGGCGCATCCCGCAGGAAGAGATAAACGTGGCGGCCATCGCCGGAGACGGCGCTACCCTCGACATCGGTCTACAAGCCCTGTCGGGCGCCATGGAGCGCGGCCACAAATTCCTCTACATTTGCTTCGATAACGAGGCCTATATGAACACCGGCATCCAGCGCTCTTCTTCCACTCCGTTTGGCGCTTCCACCACTACCTCACCAGCCGGCAAGCAGAGCCAGGGACAGTTCTCCTGGAAAAAAGACATGCCGGCTATTGCCGTGGCGCATAACATACCATACGTAGCCACCGCCTGCCCCAGCTATCCGTTCGACATGATGGAAAAGGTTAAAAAGGCCATGAGCGTAAAGGGGCCGTCGTATATTCAGATATTCTCGGTCTGTCCCACCGGCTGGCGCTGCGCTGGCGACCTGACTATACGCATCGGCCGCCTGGCTGTTGAGACCGGCGTCTTCCCGCTCTACGAGGTGGAGAACGGCAAATACAAGATGAGCATGGATTTCCCCAGGCTCAAACCTCTCATCGACTACACCAAGTTGCAGGGTCGTTTCCGCCATCTATCTCCCGAAGCTCTGGAGCAGATTCAGGCTAAAGTGGTCCAGAAATATCAGGAAATCAAGGCCAAGGCCGCCGGCGAGGTGTGCGCATGAGCGATATAGTATTCAGCAGCTGGGGCGGGCAGGTAGTCGATAACCGCTCAGGCCAGGGGGTTGCCGCAGCCGCCACGGATATCAAGGTTCCTCTCAAGTACGCTGATAACGATGTAGCCGCCTTCATGTCGTGGGACGGGCTGGTTATCACGGATAAAAACGTCAACGTGGTCGCTCTGGCCGATGCTTACATGCGCGAAGCGGCCAAACTGGCCTGCGGCGAGTGCAGCATGGGGTTGCGTGGTACAGCCATTATCTCCGATACGCTCTCGCGTATTGCCGGCGGTCAGGGCAAAGCGGAGGACGTCGCTCTCCTCACCGAGCTGGCCGACAGCATACAAAAGAACGTCAAATGCGATTTCTGCGCCAACGCCGTCATCCCTCTGCGGGATGCCCTCAAAAATTACCGCGAGGCGTTCAACACAACCGCCGCCTCTAAAGAGGCGATACCTCCCTTAGATTACATAAAGAAAATGACAGCTCCCTGTCAGGAAGCCTGTCCCATCCATCAGGACGTTCCGGGTTATCTGGAACTCATCCGCAACCGCCGCAATACGGAGGCTCTCGAAGTGATACGCCGCACCAACTGCCTGCCGCGCGTCACCGGGCGCACCTGCGTGGCCTTCTGCGAGAAAAATTGCGTGCGCCAGGACATAGACTCTCCTCTTTCGGTCCGGGCGCTCAAGCGTGTGCCTGCCGACCTGGGCATCATCAAGCCGCTTCCTTCGGTAAAGGGTGAAAAGAAAGGCAAGGTGGCCATTATCGGCGCCGGCCCGGCCGGGCTCTCCGCCGCGCAGCACCTGTCACTCAAAGGCTATCAGGTTTACATCTTCGATGAGCAGGCGGCATCCGGCGGCATGACATTTGCCGGTATCCCCGCCTATCGTTTACCCAGGAACGTGCTCGCCGGAGAAGTGGACACCATCGCCTCCCAGGGCGTGCAGATACGCCTCAACACGCGTATCAGGCATGCCGAAGAGCTGAGATACACCTTTAAAGCCGTTCTGGTAGCTTCCGGCGCTCATCAGACCCGCGAGAGCGGAATAGACAACTGGAACAAAGACTACGATGGGTTGATGGAGGGGGTTAAATTTCTGCACGACATCAACTCCGGCAAGACTATTGTACCCAAACAGAAGATGCTGGTAGTGGGCGGAGGCAACACCGCTATCGACTGCGCTCGCACTGCTTTAAGGCTGGGATTCAAGGAATCCACAGTGGTCTACCGCCGCAGCCGCCATGAGATGCCGGCCCGCGATGAAGAGGTCAAGGCCGCCGAAGAGGAAGGCGTCAAGTTCCAGTTCCTGGCCGTGCCGGTCAAGATTCAGTCGCAGAACAACAGGGTAGTCGGCGCCGAATGCATCCGTATGGAGCTGGGAGAACCCGATGCCAGCGGCAGGCGTAAACCGCTGCCGTTGAAGGGCTCTGAGTTCGTACTGCCCGCCGATATGGTCCTGACCGCTATCGGGGAAACGCCTGACTTTTCCTTCCTGCCGCAGGGAAAAGTTGACGTGACCAGCTGGAACAGCATTAAAACCGATGAGGATGGCCATACCAATATTCCCTGGCTCTTCGCTGCCGGAGACTGCACGAGTGGCCCGGCGAGTATCGTAGAGGCTATGGCAGCGGGCAAGCGAGCCGCCGAGAGCCTGCATATTTATATGAGCAAAGGGAAGGTGGAGCGCTCTGAGGCGGACGCTCTCGACCGCGCTTTTCACGAGGTCGGCCTCAGCCGCAAGCGCCGGGGGCCCAAACCGGCTGCAACCGTCCGTCAGTACCCGCACGAGATGGACGCCGAAGACCGCTCCAAGAGTTTTGACGAGGTTGAAGAGTGTTTTAACGTCCAGGTGGCCGCGTGCGAGGCCGAACGCTGCCTGCGCTGTTACCGCGTAATGCTTATCGTTAAGAGGCAGGGCTAAAATGGTAAAACTGACTATTGATAATAAGCCTGTTGAAGTTGAAGAAGGCGCTACCATCCTCGAAGCGGCGGTAAAAGCCGGGGTTACTATTCCTACGCTTTGCTATAACGAAGAGTTGTCGCCGGCTGGTGCCTGCCGCGTATGTGCCGTCGAGATAGCCCACGAGAACGGACCGATAACGGTCACGGCATGCAATTATCCGGTGGCCCAGGGCATGGTTGTAAGTACCAAATCCGAGAAGGCAGTCAAGGCCCGCAAGCTGGCGGTCGAGATGCTCATGGCGCAGCGCCCGCACTCGGAAAAGATAGCCAAACTGGCGCAGACTCTGGGTCTTGGCGAACCGCGCTTTTCCGTCAAGACTGACGAGTGCATCCTGTGCCGGCTCTGTGTACGCGCCTGCCAGGAAGTAGTGGGCGCCAATGCCATCACTTTCATCGCTCAGGGACTTGAAAGAGAAAACAAAGAAGCCGCCGTGGTCTGGGACATTGAGAAATGCATCGCCTGCGGCTCCTGCGCCTATATCTGTCCTACACTGGCGGCGACACTCGAGGACAACCAGGGAATGAGGACCATCAATACCCCCAGCGTCAAGATGGAGTTCAAGCTCAAAGCCTGTACCAAATGCGGCAGCTTCTACGCGCCGGAAAAGCAGCTGGCCTATATGGCCAGGACCGCCAAGCTGCCCATCGAGAAATTCGACCTGTGCCCCGATTGCCGGGACTAGGTTCGATTGACCCCTGTATAGCCCTTTGTTATACTGGGCTGTCCGGGGTGTAGCGCAGTTGGCAGCGCGCAGCGTTTGGGACGCTGAGGTCGGAGGTTCGAATCCTCTCACCCCGATTTTGAATCAGGATTATTAAGAAGCCAGGTTAAATGCCGGGCTTCTTCTTTTTACCTCGAATTATTGTCGTATTACAGAAGTTTAAAACCTTCAAGCCATCAAAAGCCACACCTTAGATTGTCGCAAGGCCTCTTTTGTCACCACAGTGCCCGTGACAGACAACGGATTGACACTCTCGAGTCGCCGTGATAGTTTGAATGAGAAAGTCTCTCGACAGAAGTAAACAGCATGGGCCTCAAAGAGTACAAAAGCAAACGTAATTTTGCCAGCACTCCGGAACCCGCCGGCGAGGTGGTCGATACCGGCCAGTCGCGCTTCGTGGTACAGCGCCACGATGCCAGCCATCTGCATTTCGATTTCCGGTTGGAGATGGACGGCGTGCTGAAGAGCTGGGCCGTCCCCAAGGGGCTGCCCGAGGAACCCGGGGTACGGCGTCTGGCGGTGCAGGTTGAGGACCACCCCTTGAGCTATATCGACTTTGCGGGAACTATCCCCGAAGGGCAATACGGTGCCGGCACCGTCGAAATCTGGGGCAAAGGCGAATATGTCCTTGAGAAGAAGATGGAAAAGCAAATCGAGTTTACCCTCAAAGGCAAGAGGTTTTCTGGCGGCTATGCTCTCATTCACACCCAGGGCAAGAACTGGATATTTATCAAGCGCTTGCCCAGATAAGGGGCAGCTTCATTTGACATAAATATAAAGGGGATTTGGCGCTGATTTCTCAGCGTCGCCTTTGACAAATACATCCTCACAGCCGTAAAATAGCTTCTACTACGCGGGAGTAATTCAGTGGTAGAATGCCTGCCTTCCAAGTAGGTCGTCGCGGGTTCGAATCCCGTCTCCCGCTCCAAAGCGTTTTGAGGGCTCGTAGCTCAGGGGCAGAGCGGTCGGCTCATAACCGATTGGTCGCAGGTTCGAAACCTGCCGAGCCCACTTTTTGAAAATTTCGTGGCTATCTCCGACACACCATTAGTCCTAGACGTTAAGTCAAACCCGAACTGTTTACCAGATAAATGAGTTCTAATCTGCTAG includes:
- a CDS encoding cation:proton antiporter, which translates into the protein MSILLFVALGGYLIAYRINQSAVVGIILAGILVGPSLLGLVTYTDFVSSLATLGAIVLLFTIGLEFEVKEIAKVKYFIIALLGVIVPWAGGYFLSKAFGYDFKAAVFIGTALTATSIAVTANVLREMGKLQTDAAKAIIGAAVVDDILALLALSLSESLVSDSVQLLPIVFTSVKAIGFIGVGILIGKMLLTRMLSRFEKSKLAEKYPESIFIFAMMVAFLYSIAAELVGLSAIVGSFLAGASFAGVHLKCSAVFKEGAEHLQIIFASIFFISLGVIMDLRVVTASLLWFVAALTIVAILTKVIGCGGAARILGLDIRNSLIVGMGMVPRGEVAMIVALIGLNQQLITQSTYSALILMALLTTVIPPIILRNWLFKERREKKQALTPS
- a CDS encoding 4Fe-4S dicluster domain-containing protein, with the translated sequence MVKLTIDNKPVEVEEGATILEAAVKAGVTIPTLCYNEELSPAGACRVCAVEIAHENGPITVTACNYPVAQGMVVSTKSEKAVKARKLAVEMLMAQRPHSEKIAKLAQTLGLGEPRFSVKTDECILCRLCVRACQEVVGANAITFIAQGLERENKEAAVVWDIEKCIACGSCAYICPTLAATLEDNQGMRTINTPSVKMEFKLKACTKCGSFYAPEKQLAYMARTAKLPIEKFDLCPDCRD
- the porA gene encoding pyruvate ferredoxin oxidoreductase; the encoded protein is MTKRVGMEVSVAIGEMVKMADVDVVAAYPITPQTHIVEHLAELVADGELDAEYIPVESEHSAMSACLGSSAAGARTFTATAGQGLELMHEVLYVASAMRFPIVMTVANRALSSPLSVWGDHSDAMAVRDTGWIQIFTENGQEVIDNVICAFRIAEDRDVLLPVMVHLDGFHLSHVIEPMLFPEEEQVKAFLPTNNYPLPLHPSKPVAMGDFAPPVIYTEAKWAQEEILRKSKQTILAVWDAFAKEFGRQYLPVESYRTEDAKTLLFTMGSFSETAMTAIDKLRDEGQKIGLIRLRLWRPFPFEELRQAVKGAETLIVLDRALSTGGPGGPVCSEIRSALYDTTPRPKIVSFVGGMGGRDITEAGFETIIKRGMELAKTGSDKEFQIFGVRE
- a CDS encoding pyruvate synthase; translation: MIAIRLHGRGGQGAVTSAELVAQTAIAEGKYAQAFPAFGPERRGAPVQAFIRISDKQIRVRAEVTEPDIVVVLDPGLLTIVKITAGLKKNGLVVVNTKSIDSVPADIRANYRVAVIDANLVAKEVLGVPIVNTTMLGALIKASGVVKLEDLAEPLKHRFGKLAEKNFKAMKRAYDETQVKEMMPNA
- a CDS encoding dihydropyrimidine dehydrogenase subunit A, whose product is MSDIVFSSWGGQVVDNRSGQGVAAAATDIKVPLKYADNDVAAFMSWDGLVITDKNVNVVALADAYMREAAKLACGECSMGLRGTAIISDTLSRIAGGQGKAEDVALLTELADSIQKNVKCDFCANAVIPLRDALKNYREAFNTTAASKEAIPPLDYIKKMTAPCQEACPIHQDVPGYLELIRNRRNTEALEVIRRTNCLPRVTGRTCVAFCEKNCVRQDIDSPLSVRALKRVPADLGIIKPLPSVKGEKKGKVAIIGAGPAGLSAAQHLSLKGYQVYIFDEQAASGGMTFAGIPAYRLPRNVLAGEVDTIASQGVQIRLNTRIRHAEELRYTFKAVLVASGAHQTRESGIDNWNKDYDGLMEGVKFLHDINSGKTIVPKQKMLVVGGGNTAIDCARTALRLGFKESTVVYRRSRHEMPARDEEVKAAEEEGVKFQFLAVPVKIQSQNNRVVGAECIRMELGEPDASGRRKPLPLKGSEFVLPADMVLTAIGETPDFSFLPQGKVDVTSWNSIKTDEDGHTNIPWLFAAGDCTSGPASIVEAMAAGKRAAESLHIYMSKGKVERSEADALDRAFHEVGLSRKRRGPKPAATVRQYPHEMDAEDRSKSFDEVEECFNVQVAACEAERCLRCYRVMLIVKRQG
- a CDS encoding pyruvate synthase subunit beta, translated to MQNLNVYAPRLIPKEEPFAPGHRACIGCGEVLAVRLATKAMGKNVIVVNATGCMEIIASQIPNTSWNVPWIHTLFENTAAVASGVESGLKAMMRKGRIPQEEINVAAIAGDGATLDIGLQALSGAMERGHKFLYICFDNEAYMNTGIQRSSSTPFGASTTTSPAGKQSQGQFSWKKDMPAIAVAHNIPYVATACPSYPFDMMEKVKKAMSVKGPSYIQIFSVCPTGWRCAGDLTIRIGRLAVETGVFPLYEVENGKYKMSMDFPRLKPLIDYTKLQGRFRHLSPEALEQIQAKVVQKYQEIKAKAAGEVCA
- a CDS encoding 3'-phosphoesterase produces the protein MGLKEYKSKRNFASTPEPAGEVVDTGQSRFVVQRHDASHLHFDFRLEMDGVLKSWAVPKGLPEEPGVRRLAVQVEDHPLSYIDFAGTIPEGQYGAGTVEIWGKGEYVLEKKMEKQIEFTLKGKRFSGGYALIHTQGKNWIFIKRLPR
- a CDS encoding 4Fe-4S dicluster domain-containing protein, producing MPKPENELTWKDLEIGCIVTTPGSAAAYRTGDWRSQKPEYDFSRCIKCGMCQIYCPEGCVKQNAQGHFEADLYHCKGCGICARECPVWVITMKEEA
- a CDS encoding bifunctional mannosyl-3-phosphoglycerate synthase/mannosyl-3 phosphoglycerate phosphatase, whose amino-acid sequence is MRIENPSIVEHLGSVRLQGIRRMLELDSGTQKATPPNVAGQTQLIEREAIEAIEKRMAIVLPVKNEDLKVFEGVLSGLPHDCLIIVVSNSKRSDIDYFKSEKDIVDRFCQATNRRAIVVHQKDPFLARAVEKSGYTELLDEESYIRSGKSEGMLVGILLCGLLGKEFIGFIDTDNFIPGAVWEYSKHYAIGFSLSRSPLTMVRILWRYKPKMLGELYFKKWGRVSEVTNKYLNHLLSTKGRFETEIIKTANAGEHAMSLNLAMRLTYASGYAIETQELISILEQFGGMEPLADKTLTEKGVDVFQTETINPHLHEERGDSEHLYQEMLLPSLSVIYHSPICEESTRKLIYNQLVELDCIKPDEEVPRIQLFPPPQKANLQRMAESLDSQMEDISVPRGWLLGEKGTPKKSSVEARKVVYTDLDGTLLHPLSNSYSQALEGLRHLQEKKVPIIFCSAKTLAEQEILRKELEIRDPFIVENGGAIYIPKEYFRFPFSYNKSAGEYLVIELGASYAEIRQRLKMVVETGGCKFTAFGDIGTEEVARYTGLSLQQAQHAKDRQYSETIIITGNQRDKDLTLDAIHREGLHCAFGGRFFEVSLGSDKGKAVKILNELFKLNFDEIITYGIGDGENDISMLNSVEHPLLVQNADRHWGKVKAKGLVKIKGIGPVGFSQAVKQSVLNLA